One Streptomyces formicae genomic window, CGGTGCGGTCAGGGTCCCGGCTTCACCGTCTTCATGGTCAGGTGGGAGTCGACGCGCAGGACACAGGGCAGGCCCGTGAGCTTGCCGGTGAGGAACGCCTCGTAGGCGGCGTGGTCGGCGACCGCGACGCGGATGAAGTAGTCGGGGCGGCCGAACATGCGCCGGACCTCTATGACCTCCTCGTAGGAGGCCACGACCTCCTCGAACTCCAGGTAGGTCTTGCGGTCGTTGGCGCTGACCTCGACGTCGATGAGGACTTCGAGGCCGCGGCCGAGGGCTTCGGTGTTGATGACGGCGTGATAGCCGGCGATGACGCCCGTCTCCTCCAGGCGCTTGACCCGGCGCAGGCAGGGGGGCGCGGTCAGGCCGACGCGTTTGGCCAGCTCGACGTTGGTCAGGCGGCCGTCCTGCCGCAGGTGAAACAAAATTTCGTTGTCCAGCGCATCGAGGCGGATTTCATTGCTCACGGAGCCATCATAGAGCCACTATCCGCAACCATATTAGGCGTGGATCTTCATAAAATGTCGGCATGCGAACAGCTCCACCCGTCGTCGGTGACACCCCTGCGCCGACCCCAGCGCCGCCCTCCGAGCCCACCTCCTCGCCCACCCCCGTCCCCCCTTCCGGGCCCCTCTCATGGGTGCGCGTCGCCCTCAAGGACACCGCCTCCGTGGGGCTGGCCTTCGTGCCCATCGGCCTCGCCTTTGGAGCGCTCGTCACCCAGTCGGGCATCGACTGGTGGTGGGCGCCCCTGTCCGCCGCGCTCATCTACGCGGGCTCGTTCGAGTTCCTGCTCATCGGCATGGTCGCCGCCGCCGTCCCGCTGGCCTCGATCGCCGTGACCGCCTTCATGGTCAACGTCCGGCACGTCTTCTACGCGCTGTCCTACCCGCTGCACCGCGTCCAAGGGCGGCTCGGTAAGGCGTACGGAACCTTCGCGCTCAGCGACGAGGCGTACGCCCTGACCTCGGGGGAGAAGGCCCGCTCCTGGCCCGGCCCGCGCATCATCGGGCTGCAACTCCTGCTGCACCTGTACTGGGTGGGCGGCGCGACCGCGGGAGCCCTGCTCGGCTCGCTGATCCCCGAGGGCGTCACGGGCCTGGACTTCGCGCTGACCGCCCTGTTCACCGTCCTCGCCGTCGAGGCGGTCCTCGACCTGCGCGGCGATCTGCCCACGCCGCTGCTCGCCCTGCTCAGCGCCCTGATCGCCCGGCTGCTCTTCCCCGGCGAGCTGCTCCTCGCCGCCTTCGCCCTGTTCACCCTCGGGCTCCTGGCCCGCCACCTCGTCACCCACAGGAGGCCCGGCCGTGTCTGACCCCGGCTACGCGATCGCCGCGGTCGTCGTCACCGCCGCCGTCACCTGGGCCCTGCGCGCCCTGCCCTTCGCGGCCCTCGCCCCGCTGCGCGCGAGCGGCACCGTCCAATACCTCAGCACCCGCATGCCCGCGGGCGTGATGCTGATCCTCGTCGTCTACTGCCTGCGCGACCTGCCGCTCACGGAGCCGCGTGCCCTCGCCCCCGTGATCGCCCTCGCTGTCACCGTCGGCCTCCATCTGTGGCGCCGCAACGCGCTGTTGAGCATTCTCGGCGGCACGACCGTCCATGTGATCCTGGCCAGCACGGTCTTCGCCACGTGAGGCCCCCGGGCCGCATCCGGAAAGGTACGCACCGTTGAACACCGGCAGTTACTACGAGCCCATCGACGAGCACCGCTACAAGCCCACGGCGCACGCGAGCGGTGCGTGGGACACGGCGGAACTGCACTTCAGTCCGCTCGGCGGCCTCATCGTCCACGCGATCGAGCGCCATCTGGCCGGGCGGCCCGACAGCGGCCTCGTGCTCTCCAGGATCAGCTTCGACATCCTCGGGCGGCTCGCGCTCGACGAGTGCGAGATCCGGGTGGAGACCCTGCGCCCGGACCGCACCATCGAGCTGCTCGAAGCGGTCGCCCTCATCGCCGGGCGGCCCGTGGTGCGGGCCAGGGCCTGGCTGCTCGGCGCCGGGGACACGGCCGCCGTGGCAGGGGGCGGCGCCGACGCGCTCCCGCACCCCGAAACGCTCGAACCCTGGCCGCTCGCCGACCTGTGGCCCGGCGGGTACATCGCGTCGCTCGACGCCCGCGCCGTCGCGCCCCCACGTCCCGGCCGTACGACGGCGTGGGTCTCCACCGGCCTCGACCTCGTCGCGGGCCAGGACGTCGGCCCCCTCGCCGCCTACGTCGCGCTGGTCGACACCGCCAACGGCATCGCCGTACGCCGGTCGCCCACGGCCTGGATGTTCCCCAACGTCGACCTGACGGTCCACCTCCACCGGCAGCCCGAAGGACGCTGGGTCGGACTCGACACCAGCGTCACCTTCGGTCCCACGGGGCAGGGCACCACGAGCACCGTGCTGCACGACGTCGCGGGCCCGGTCGGCCAGGCCCAGCAGATGCTCACGGTCCGGCCCCTGCCGGGCGGCGGCACGGGGCCCTGACGGTGGCGGGCGGCCGGGTCAGGCGCCCCGCGCCGCCATCCGCGCCTTGCGCGCGGCCAGCCTCTCGTCGAACTTCGACGCCTCCGCGTCGAGCCCGCCCATGAAGAGGCCCAGCTCCTCCTGCGCCTTGAGGCCCTCGGGGCCGAGCCCGTCGATCTCCAGGACCTTCAGGAAGCGCAGGACGGGCTGGAGCACGTCGTCGTGGTGGATGCGCATGTTGTAGACCTCGCCGATGGCCATCTGCGCGGCGGCCCGCTCGAAGCCCGGCATGCCGTGGCCCGGCATGCGGAAGTTGACGACGACGTCGCGCACGGCCTGCATCGTGAGGTCGGGGGCGAGCTCGAAGGCGGCCTTGAGCAGGTTCCGGTAGAAGACCATGTGGAGGTTCTCGTCGGTCGCGATGCGCGCCAGCATGCGGTCGCAGACCGGGTCGCCCGACTGGTGGCCCGTGTTGCGGTGCGAGATGCGGGTGGCCAGCTCCTGGAAGGCGACGTACGCCACCGAGTGCAGCATCGAGTGGCGGTTGTCCGACTCGAAGCCCTCGCTCATGTGCGTCATCCGGAACTGCTC contains:
- a CDS encoding Lrp/AsnC family transcriptional regulator, yielding MSNEIRLDALDNEILFHLRQDGRLTNVELAKRVGLTAPPCLRRVKRLEETGVIAGYHAVINTEALGRGLEVLIDVEVSANDRKTYLEFEEVVASYEEVIEVRRMFGRPDYFIRVAVADHAAYEAFLTGKLTGLPCVLRVDSHLTMKTVKPGP
- a CDS encoding AzlC family ABC transporter permease; this translates as MGLAFVPIGLAFGALVTQSGIDWWWAPLSAALIYAGSFEFLLIGMVAAAVPLASIAVTAFMVNVRHVFYALSYPLHRVQGRLGKAYGTFALSDEAYALTSGEKARSWPGPRIIGLQLLLHLYWVGGATAGALLGSLIPEGVTGLDFALTALFTVLAVEAVLDLRGDLPTPLLALLSALIARLLFPGELLLAAFALFTLGLLARHLVTHRRPGRV
- a CDS encoding branched-chain amino acid transporter permease, which translates into the protein MSDPGYAIAAVVVTAAVTWALRALPFAALAPLRASGTVQYLSTRMPAGVMLILVVYCLRDLPLTEPRALAPVIALAVTVGLHLWRRNALLSILGGTTVHVILASTVFAT
- a CDS encoding thioesterase family protein, translated to MNTGSYYEPIDEHRYKPTAHASGAWDTAELHFSPLGGLIVHAIERHLAGRPDSGLVLSRISFDILGRLALDECEIRVETLRPDRTIELLEAVALIAGRPVVRARAWLLGAGDTAAVAGGGADALPHPETLEPWPLADLWPGGYIASLDARAVAPPRPGRTTAWVSTGLDLVAGQDVGPLAAYVALVDTANGIAVRRSPTAWMFPNVDLTVHLHRQPEGRWVGLDTSVTFGPTGQGTTSTVLHDVAGPVGQAQQMLTVRPLPGGGTGP
- a CDS encoding acyl-ACP desaturase, which gives rise to MTITSPHLGSSADSWTDARLLYALEEVVEQELNRHLKVAKDWMPHEYVPFSDARNFPGIFEDGEAWEKGQSPVTDIGRIALVVNLLTEDNLPSYHHEIASLFGRDGAWGTWVHRWTAEEGRHGIVMRDYLLASRAVDPDQLEQFRMTHMSEGFESDNRHSMLHSVAYVAFQELATRISHRNTGHQSGDPVCDRMLARIATDENLHMVFYRNLLKAAFELAPDLTMQAVRDVVVNFRMPGHGMPGFERAAAQMAIGEVYNMRIHHDDVLQPVLRFLKVLEIDGLGPEGLKAQEELGLFMGGLDAEASKFDERLAARKARMAARGA